One window of the Pleurocapsa minor HA4230-MV1 genome contains the following:
- a CDS encoding restriction endonuclease subunit S: MPIPSEIQSLVDRLDRELKEIEREATEGLNLVRPILSNFPDNFILIQFFASLNNFLLFVEISKRRINITVNRISSNDVTSSEILEAGEDLGTELGKILEVKISVRRIIAHLQELQ; the protein is encoded by the coding sequence ATGCCTATTCCATCAGAAATTCAGTCTCTTGTCGATCGTTTAGATCGGGAGTTAAAGGAAATTGAGAGAGAAGCTACAGAAGGTTTAAATTTAGTTCGACCTATTTTGTCTAACTTTCCAGATAATTTCATACTGATTCAGTTTTTTGCTTCTCTTAATAACTTTCTTCTCTTTGTAGAAATCTCTAAACGACGAATAAATATTACTGTTAATCGTATTTCCAGTAATGATGTAACTAGCTCTGAAATTTTGGAAGCTGGTGAAGATTTAGGAACGGAGTTGGGTAAAATTTTAGAAGTTAAAATAAGTGTTAGAAGAATTATCGCTCACCTACAAGAATTACAATGA
- a CDS encoding TRAP transporter small permease subunit: MRSLLKIANAIDNLTEKLGWLLNWLVLLTVGVGFYNVIARYLGRFIGVQLSSNALIELQWYLFSILFLAGFAYILKHGDNVRVDFLYSNFSLKQRSLIDFLGTVLFLIPFCAIGIWVTFNPVLQSWGYLPDGSWGSWEISPDANGLPRAPIKTMIPVGLGLLLLQSISQAIKYLAVWLGYEQVSDRINLETSEHTNIE; encoded by the coding sequence ATGCGATCGCTACTCAAGATTGCCAATGCGATCGATAATCTTACAGAAAAGCTTGGCTGGTTGCTTAACTGGTTGGTTTTATTAACTGTCGGCGTGGGTTTTTATAACGTTATAGCTCGTTATTTAGGACGTTTTATCGGGGTGCAGTTATCATCGAATGCCTTAATTGAGCTTCAGTGGTATTTATTTTCGATCCTTTTTTTAGCAGGATTTGCTTATATTCTCAAGCACGGGGATAATGTACGGGTTGATTTTTTATACTCTAATTTCAGTTTGAAACAGCGATCGCTGATTGACTTTTTAGGTACAGTTTTATTTTTAATTCCTTTTTGTGCGATCGGTATCTGGGTTACATTTAATCCAGTTTTGCAATCTTGGGGATATTTACCCGATGGCAGTTGGGGGAGTTGGGAAATTTCCCCCGATGCTAATGGCTTGCCCCGCGCTCCAATTAAAACTATGATTCCTGTTGGTTTAGGGTTATTGCTCCTGCAAAGTATCTCTCAAGCGATTAAGTATTTAGCTGTTTGGTTGGGATATGAGCAAGTATCCGACCGAATAAATTTAGAAACTTCCGAGCATACTAATATTGAATAA
- a CDS encoding TRAP transporter large permease subunit produces the protein MGFEWLAIAMFLGFFIILMSGYPVAFSFAGTAIVFGLIGMAVGAFDIHRLLLLPNVWFGTMSNFTLLAIPYFVFLGAILEKSGLAEELLETIGIVLGRLRGGLALAVVLVGTVLAATTGVVAATVIVMGMLSLPIMLRYGYDKELASGVIVASGTLAQLIPPSIVLVILSDQIGVSVGDLFLGALIPGLMLSGAYMLYIIALAIVKPELVPALPADLPIPKGIDLVAQVVKAVVPALLLIFAVLGSIFFGLATPTEAGAVGAVGACLLAALNKRLTPQLLTNAAHSTAIITALVLMILFCSSFFSLVFDALGGKTLITSLLTSVPGGYLGFLIVSNLAIFALGVFLEFIEICFIAMPLFVPAAQALGIDMVWFGVVMAINLQTAFISPPVGFSLFYLQSVAPKEISTIEIHKGAIPFMVLQFIVLIIVIAFPQTVRWLVDLSAVTGAT, from the coding sequence ATGGGCTTTGAGTGGCTAGCAATTGCAATGTTTTTGGGCTTCTTCATCATTTTGATGAGTGGTTATCCTGTTGCCTTTTCTTTTGCTGGTACGGCGATCGTTTTTGGCTTGATTGGGATGGCAGTAGGCGCATTTGATATTCATCGACTATTGCTGTTGCCCAATGTTTGGTTTGGCACGATGTCTAACTTTACGCTACTGGCTATTCCCTATTTTGTCTTTCTCGGTGCAATTTTAGAAAAATCAGGCTTGGCTGAAGAATTATTAGAAACTATTGGGATTGTTTTAGGCAGATTGCGGGGTGGACTTGCCTTAGCAGTAGTTTTAGTCGGAACTGTTCTAGCTGCAACCACAGGAGTAGTAGCAGCGACGGTGATTGTCATGGGAATGTTATCTTTGCCCATTATGCTACGGTATGGCTACGACAAAGAACTAGCTTCAGGAGTAATTGTCGCATCGGGAACTTTGGCTCAATTAATTCCCCCTAGTATAGTTTTAGTGATCCTCAGCGATCAAATTGGGGTTTCTGTAGGGGATTTATTTTTAGGCGCATTAATCCCAGGTTTGATGCTTTCAGGGGCTTATATGCTCTATATAATCGCTTTGGCGATCGTTAAACCCGAACTAGTGCCAGCCTTACCTGCCGATTTGCCGATTCCTAAAGGTATTGATTTAGTGGCACAAGTAGTCAAAGCGGTTGTACCAGCATTATTGTTAATTTTTGCAGTTTTAGGCAGTATTTTCTTTGGTCTAGCTACCCCTACAGAAGCAGGAGCGGTAGGAGCGGTAGGAGCTTGTCTCTTGGCAGCACTAAACAAACGTCTGACTCCGCAACTTTTAACCAATGCAGCACACTCTACAGCCATTATTACTGCTTTGGTCTTAATGATTTTATTTTGTTCTTCTTTTTTTAGTTTGGTATTTGATGCCCTGGGAGGCAAAACTTTGATTACTAGTCTCCTAACTAGTGTACCTGGAGGCTATCTAGGATTTCTAATTGTCAGTAATTTAGCAATTTTTGCTTTAGGAGTATTCCTCGAATTTATTGAAATTTGTTTTATTGCGATGCCGTTATTCGTTCCTGCTGCACAGGCTTTAGGAATCGATATGGTTTGGTTTGGCGTGGTAATGGCAATTAATTTGCAAACTGCTTTTATTTCTCCCCCCGTCGGATTTTCTTTGTTTTATCTCCAAAGTGTTGCGCCTAAAGAAATCAGTACCATTGAAATTCATAAAGGTGCAATTCCTTTTATGGTTTTACAATTTATCGTTTTAATTATTGTGATTGCTTTTCCCCAAACAGTACGCTGGTTAGTCGATCTTTCGGCAGTTACAGGAGCAACATAA